In Xylanibacter ruminicola 23, a single genomic region encodes these proteins:
- a CDS encoding dihydroorotase, with protein sequence MKRLILHGTLVNDANKFDGSVIVEDSKITKIVEGNTIPNASFDEVIDASGCFVLPGLIDDHVHFREPGLTAKADIDSESRAAAAGGVTTYFDMPNCVPQTTTLEALDEKFKLAAQKSHVNYSFFFGATNDNVDLFSQLDVHRIPGIKLFMGSSTGNMLVDRREALEKIFSTAQMPIMVHCEDTDIINRNMAEAKRLYGDDPKVTHHPEIRSVEACYQSTKLAVELALKHHAHLHIAHLTTAKELELIPHTPHPSPITCEVTPSHLYFCDRDYNALGTRIKCNPAIKSAADRDALRQAVADGRIAVIGTDHAPHLLEQKEGGCCKAASGMPMLQFSLVTMLELVDKGVLTIERLVELMCHRPADLFGVRNRGYLREGYQADIVIVRPNAAWTVTKDIIQSKCGWSPMENHTYLWRVEQTLCNGHTVYKDGVVDTNYIGQPVQFR encoded by the coding sequence ATGAAACGCCTGATTCTACACGGAACGCTCGTTAACGACGCCAACAAATTCGACGGTTCTGTCATCGTCGAAGATTCTAAGATAACTAAGATTGTAGAAGGAAACACCATCCCGAACGCATCATTCGACGAAGTGATTGATGCTTCGGGATGTTTCGTACTTCCCGGTCTGATTGATGATCATGTGCACTTTCGTGAGCCAGGCTTAACTGCCAAGGCCGATATCGATAGCGAGAGTAGGGCAGCAGCAGCAGGTGGCGTTACCACCTACTTTGATATGCCCAACTGCGTACCGCAGACTACCACCCTCGAGGCCCTCGACGAAAAGTTTAAGCTGGCCGCTCAGAAAAGTCACGTCAACTATAGTTTCTTTTTCGGTGCCACCAACGATAATGTCGATCTGTTTTCGCAACTCGATGTGCATCGTATTCCTGGCATCAAGCTCTTCATGGGTAGTTCAACGGGTAACATGCTCGTAGATCGTCGTGAGGCTTTAGAGAAGATTTTCTCTACCGCCCAGATGCCTATCATGGTACATTGCGAAGATACCGACATTATTAACCGCAATATGGCCGAGGCTAAGCGCCTGTATGGCGACGACCCTAAGGTAACCCATCACCCCGAGATTCGTAGCGTTGAGGCCTGCTATCAGAGCACCAAACTGGCTGTAGAGCTGGCCCTGAAGCACCATGCCCATCTGCATATTGCCCACCTCACTACGGCCAAGGAGTTAGAGCTAATCCCCCACACCCCACACCCATCACCCATCACCTGTGAGGTGACACCAAGTCACCTCTACTTCTGCGATCGCGATTACAACGCTTTAGGCACCCGTATCAAGTGCAACCCAGCCATCAAGTCGGCAGCCGATCGCGATGCGCTGCGTCAGGCTGTGGCCGATGGACGTATCGCAGTGATTGGTACCGACCATGCTCCCCACCTGTTAGAACAGAAAGAGGGTGGTTGCTGTAAGGCTGCCAGTGGCATGCCCATGCTGCAGTTCTCGTTGGTAACCATGCTTGAGTTGGTTGATAAAGGTGTGCTCACCATCGAGCGTTTGGTTGAGCTGATGTGCCATCGCCCAGCCGATTTGTTCGGTGTGCGTAACCGTGGCTATCTGCGCGAAGGTTATCAGGCCGACATCGTGATTGTGCGTCCTAATGCCGCATGGACTGTAACCAAGGACATCATCCAGAGCAAGTGCGGTTGGAGTCCGATGGAGAACCACACCTACCTGTGGCGTGTTGAGCAGACGCTTTGCAATGGTCATACCGTTTACAAGGATGGCGTTGTAGATACCAACTATATCGGTCAACCCGTTCAGTTTAGATGA
- a CDS encoding DUF4369 domain-containing protein, which yields MNKIFYALLTAVTFASCAESYNIQGSTSVSALDGSKLYLKTMVNDELKNLDSCDVVHGKFKFAGLLDTIKMASLYMDDEPLMMPVVIEQGDIEIHIDNTNRTVSGSPLNEKLYEFMKRHDQLGNELNELSHKQSQMLLEGIDENVINRQLSAEANRIAMQEDSLVTNFIVDNFDNVLGPGVFMMITGSYQYPILTPQIEDIMSKATKKFKADPYVKQYYQVANEIQARQNGLVEDVQPTPAPAQENNETPDSTRNAR from the coding sequence ATGAACAAGATATTCTACGCATTACTAACAGCAGTAACTTTCGCATCGTGTGCTGAATCATACAACATTCAGGGCTCAACCTCTGTGTCGGCACTCGATGGAAGTAAGCTTTACCTCAAAACAATGGTCAACGACGAGTTGAAGAATCTCGACTCGTGCGATGTTGTACATGGAAAATTTAAATTCGCCGGTTTGCTCGACACCATCAAGATGGCCAGTCTGTATATGGACGATGAGCCACTCATGATGCCTGTTGTGATTGAGCAGGGCGATATCGAGATACATATCGACAATACCAATCGTACCGTTAGCGGTTCACCTCTCAACGAGAAACTCTACGAGTTTATGAAGCGTCACGATCAGCTGGGCAACGAGCTCAACGAACTCTCGCACAAGCAGAGTCAGATGCTGCTCGAGGGTATCGACGAGAACGTCATCAACCGTCAGCTCTCTGCCGAGGCCAATCGCATCGCCATGCAGGAGGATTCGCTCGTTACCAACTTCATTGTCGATAACTTTGATAATGTACTGGGTCCTGGTGTGTTTATGATGATTACTGGCAGCTACCAGTATCCTATCCTTACTCCCCAGATCGAGGATATTATGAGCAAGGCTACCAAGAAGTTCAAGGCCGATCCTTACGTGAAGCAGTACTACCAGGTAGCTAACGAGATTCAGGCTCGTCAGAACGGACTTGTTGAAGATGTACAACCCACTCCAGCACCAGCTCAAGAAAACAATGAAACGCCTGATTCTACACGGAACGCTCGTTAA
- a CDS encoding FtsB family cell division protein — protein sequence MKVLLSIKAYALQVWRSVYFKYAVVCIVGVLLVGFLDDNSLWSHFKNRQRIAELTEEKDQFEADFNRDQAQIKELDRNPKAIEKIARERYFMKADDEDIFVLSDDDRDVKPLETNERVE from the coding sequence ATGAAAGTTTTGTTGAGTATTAAGGCTTATGCACTGCAGGTGTGGCGCTCGGTTTACTTCAAGTATGCCGTGGTTTGTATTGTAGGTGTGCTGCTGGTAGGTTTCCTCGACGACAACAGTCTTTGGAGTCATTTCAAGAACCGTCAGCGTATTGCCGAGCTCACAGAGGAGAAGGATCAGTTCGAAGCTGATTTCAACCGCGATCAGGCTCAGATCAAGGAGTTAGACCGTAATCCCAAGGCTATCGAGAAGATAGCGCGCGAACGCTACTTCATGAAGGCCGACGATGAAGATATATTTGTATTGAGCGATGATGATCGCGATGTAAAACCGTTAGAGACTAATGAAAGAGTTGAATAA